In Bacteroidales bacterium, one DNA window encodes the following:
- a CDS encoding polysaccharide deacetylase family protein has translation MRKLYTFIRKIFPTQWHGILTVLLYYLKIKPTVNRRVKSPFSKGIIVISADFEMAWAFRYSKTKGSIAEQLGLRERENVPKLLTLFEKYQIPITWATVGHLFLDSCSKEQGSNAHPMMPRHSFFENSNWSFCCGDWYEHDPCTNYIESPAWYAPDLIDQIMQSSVGHEIGCHTFSHIDCTDKNCPPDLFDAELKACIEHANKKGIQLKSMVFPGGTNGNYSTLKELGFTSYRKATNYHIDIPFINNDGLVQIPSSYNLDRSNLNWSAERYIRMANSFVSKASKHKMVAHLWFHPSMDSWYIENVFPFVLEYIKKHVDENRVVVLTMAQLSEKMKGHELD, from the coding sequence ATGAGGAAACTCTATACTTTTATTCGCAAGATATTTCCAACCCAATGGCATGGCATACTCACAGTTTTGCTCTATTACTTGAAAATTAAACCCACTGTAAATCGAAGGGTTAAATCACCATTTAGCAAAGGGATAATTGTTATATCTGCTGATTTTGAGATGGCTTGGGCTTTTAGGTATTCCAAAACCAAAGGAAGTATTGCTGAGCAATTGGGTTTAAGGGAGAGGGAGAATGTTCCTAAATTGTTAACTCTTTTCGAGAAATATCAAATTCCAATTACTTGGGCTACGGTTGGACATCTATTTCTCGATTCATGCAGCAAAGAGCAAGGTTCAAATGCACATCCTATGATGCCTCGTCATTCGTTTTTTGAAAACAGTAACTGGAGTTTTTGCTGTGGAGATTGGTATGAGCACGATCCTTGTACAAATTATATCGAATCACCAGCATGGTATGCTCCAGATCTAATAGATCAAATCATGCAATCATCAGTTGGTCATGAAATAGGATGTCACACCTTTTCTCACATTGACTGTACGGATAAAAACTGCCCGCCCGATCTATTTGATGCGGAGTTAAAGGCGTGTATTGAGCATGCAAATAAAAAAGGTATTCAACTTAAAAGCATGGTTTTTCCTGGGGGAACGAATGGAAACTATTCAACATTAAAAGAACTTGGGTTTACCAGCTATCGAAAGGCAACAAATTACCATATAGACATTCCTTTTATTAATAATGATGGTTTGGTTCAAATACCCAGCAGCTATAACCTTGACAGATCAAATCTGAATTGGTCGGCAGAAAGATATATTCGAATGGCCAATTCATTTGTTTCAAAAGCCTCAAAACACAAAATGGTTGCCCATTTATGGTTTCATCCTTCGATGGATAGTTGGTATATCGAAAATGTATTTCCTTTTGTACTTGAATATATAAAAAAGCATGTGGATGAAAACAGGGTTGTGGTTTTAACTATGGCTCAGCTTTCTGAAAAAATGAAGGGTCATGAGTTAGATTAA
- a CDS encoding phenylacetate--CoA ligase family protein — translation MFKLKLIDLAKGSNISDQYKFYCSTLNWSRDQVVSYQNKRLKSLINHSCLNVPYYRNWMVNHNIIPQEINSTEELKKLPILDRVIIRQKNKDLIAQNYKTKDLHGGSSSGTTGIPINYYHDTQSISAGGAANYALWLMSGWKPGQKNIHIWGNASSIERWNSIVSKLKTRLMNQLNIPSTHLNENNISEIAEKIIRFKPKSIEGYPSAIYTLANHFKQNNLSIKGLKQVLTTAENLEDYQRDIIEATFAPTGDFYGSGEVMGIASRPIGDNRYYIFEPHVIVEAVDSGLEGMKDILVTDLDNYAMPMIRYKVGDLIDNIYIPETNSKYQFSYFKKLIGRSADIITLTNGMRFHPINIFGGTLFREFPFISKHRVVWDGKLLRIIFEVNGSVDDSLLKQKIDELLKRYDVSYSIEYTTKLLPSSNGKYKYVEIIK, via the coding sequence ATGTTTAAACTAAAGCTGATAGATTTAGCAAAAGGCTCTAACATATCTGATCAATACAAATTCTATTGTTCTACATTAAATTGGAGCAGAGATCAGGTTGTTAGCTATCAAAATAAAAGGCTAAAAAGTCTTATTAATCATTCCTGCTTAAATGTTCCATACTATAGGAATTGGATGGTTAATCATAATATTATTCCTCAAGAGATAAATAGCACAGAAGAGTTAAAAAAACTTCCCATTTTAGACAGGGTAATAATACGCCAAAAAAATAAAGACCTAATAGCCCAAAATTATAAAACAAAAGATCTGCACGGGGGGAGTTCAAGCGGGACAACTGGAATACCAATAAATTATTATCACGATACCCAATCGATAAGTGCTGGTGGGGCTGCAAATTATGCGCTATGGTTAATGTCCGGTTGGAAACCAGGACAGAAAAATATTCATATCTGGGGAAATGCATCTTCAATTGAACGTTGGAATAGTATCGTTTCGAAGTTGAAAACAAGACTAATGAATCAGCTAAATATTCCCTCTACTCACCTCAACGAAAATAACATTTCAGAAATTGCCGAAAAAATCATTCGATTTAAACCGAAATCAATTGAAGGTTACCCAAGTGCAATATATACTTTAGCGAATCATTTCAAACAAAATAACCTTTCAATAAAAGGCTTAAAGCAAGTACTTACTACAGCAGAAAACCTTGAAGATTATCAACGAGATATTATTGAAGCGACTTTTGCTCCTACAGGCGACTTTTATGGATCTGGAGAGGTAATGGGCATTGCTTCTCGCCCAATTGGTGATAATCGGTATTATATTTTTGAACCACACGTAATTGTTGAAGCGGTTGATTCGGGCTTGGAGGGTATGAAGGATATTCTGGTTACTGATTTAGATAACTATGCAATGCCTATGATTAGATATAAAGTAGGAGATTTAATCGATAACATTTATATTCCAGAAACAAACTCAAAGTATCAGTTTTCATATTTCAAAAAACTTATAGGTAGAAGTGCAGATATAATAACATTAACCAATGGTATGCGATTTCATCCGATTAACATTTTTGGGGGGACTCTATTTCGGGAGTTTCCTTTTATTTCAAAGCATAGAGTGGTATGGGATGGAAAATTACTAAGAATTATTTTTGAGGTAAATGGAAGTGTTGATGATTCATTATTGAAACAAAAAATTGATGAATTATTAAAGAGATATGATGTTTCTTATAGTATTGAGTACACAACAAAACTTTTACCATCATCTAACGGTAAATATAAATATGTTGAAATAATTAAATAG